In one window of Henckelia pumila isolate YLH828 chromosome 1, ASM3356847v2, whole genome shotgun sequence DNA:
- the LOC140876189 gene encoding phosphoenolpyruvate carboxylase-like — protein MATRNLEKMASIDAQLRLLVPGKVSEDDKLIEYDALLLDRFLDILQDLHGEDLKETVQECYELSAEYEGKHDPKKLEELGNVLTSLDPGDSIVVAKAFSHMLNLANLAEEVQLAYRRRIKKKKGDYTDENSAATESDIEETLKRLVVDMKKSPQEVFDALKNQTVDLVLTAHPTQSVRRSLLQKHGRIRNNLAQLYAKDITPDDKQELDEALQREIQAAFRTDEIRRTPPTPQDEMRAGMSYFHETIWKGVPKFLRRVDTALKNIGINERVPYNAPLIQFSSWMGGDRDGNPRVTPEVTRDVCLLARMMAANLYYSQIEDLMFELSMWRCSDELRVRADELHRYSKRDAKHFIEFWKTIPPNEPYRVILGDVRDKLYQTRERARHLLAQETSDIPEEATYTNIEQFLEPLELCYRSLCACGDRPIADGSLLDFLRQVSTFGLSLVKLDIRQESDRHTDVLDAITQHLEIGSYREWSEEKRQEWLLSELSGKRPLFGPDLPETEEISDVLNTFHVLAELPPDCFGAYIISMATSPSDVLAVELLQRECRVNQPLRVVPLFEKLDDLEAAPAAVARLFSIDWYRNHINGKQEVMIGYSDSGKDAGRLSAAWQLYKAQEELIKVAKQYGVKLTMFHGRGGTVGRGGGPTHLAILSQPPDTIHGSLRVTVQGEVIEQSFGEEHLCFRTLQRFTAATLEHGMHPPIAPKPEWRALLDEIAVVATEEYRSIVFNEPRFVEYFRLATPELEYGRMNIGSRPSKRKPSGGIESLRAIPWIFAWTQTRFHLPVWLGFGAAFKYAIEKDVRNLKILQAMYNEWPFFRVTIDLVEMVFAKGDPGIAALYDKLLVSKDLLPFGESLRSNYEETKSLLLKIAAHKEILEGDPYLKQRLRLRDSYITTLNVCQAYTLKRIREPNYHVKLRPHISKEYIDSKPAAELITLNPTSEYAPGLEDTLILTMKGVAAGLQNTG, from the exons ATGGCGACGAGGAATCTGGAGAAGATGGCATCCATTGATGCGCAGCTGAGGCTTTTGGTACCCGGAAAAGTGTCCGAAGACGATAAGTTGATCGAGTACGATGCTCTGCTTCTGGATCGGTTCCTCGACATTTTGCAGGATTTACATGGCGAGGATCTCAAGGAGACG GTGCAAGAATGTTATGAGCTTTCCGCGGAGTATGAAGGTAAGCATGACCCCAAGAAGTTGGAAGAGCTCGGAAACGTATTGACAAGTTTGGACCCTGGGGATTCTATTGTTGTAGCAAAAGCTTTTTCTCACATGCTTAACTTGGCCAATTTGGCTGAGGAGGTTCAGCTTGCTTATCGTAGGAgaatcaaaaagaaaaaaggagATTATACAGATGAGAACTCCGCGGCCACTGAATCAGACATAGAAGAGACGCTCAAGAGACTTGTGGTTGATATGAAGAAGTCCCCACAGGAAGTTTTTGATGCGTTGAAGAACCAGACTGTGGACCTGGTCCTCACTGCTCATCCTACTCAATCTGTCCGAAGATCGTTGCTTCAGAAACATGGAAG GATTCGGAATAACTTGGCGCAGTTATATGCTAAAGACATTACTCCTGATGATAAACAGGAGCTTGATGAAGCATTACAGAGGGAG ATTCAAGCTGCTTTCCGTACGGACGAAATCCGCCGGACTCCTCCTACTCCGCAGGATGAAATGAGGGCAGGGATGAGCTATTTTCATGAAACGATTTGGAAAGGTGTTCCAAAGTTTCTGCGCAGAGTTGACACCGCCCTTAAAAATATAGGGATTAACGAACGGGTTCCGTACAACGCCCCTCTAATTCAATTTTCTTCTTGGATGGGTGGAGACCGTGACG GCAATCCAAGGGTAACACCTGAGGTCACTAGGGATGTTTGCTTGCTGGCCAGAATGATGGCCGCCAATTTATACTATTCACAAATAGAGGACCTCATGTTTGAG TTATCCATGTGGCGTTGCAGCGATGAGCTTCGTGTCCGAGCAGATGAACTCCATCGATATTCAAAGAGAGACGCAAAGCATTTCATAG AATTTTGGAAAACAATCCCGCCGAACGAGCCCTATCGTGTGATTCTTGGAGATGTGAGGGACAAGCTCTACCAGACACGTGAACGTGCTCGCCATTTATTAGCTCAAGAAACTTCTGACATCCCAGAAGAGGCAACTTACACCAATATTGAGCAG TTCTTGGAACCCCTAGAACTTTGTTACAGATCTCTTTGCGCCTGCGGGGACCGGCCAATAGCTGATGGGAGCTTGCTTGATTTCTTAAGGCAAGTTTCCACCTTTGGACTTTCGCTCGTGAAGCTCGATATACGACAAGAATCTGACAGGCACACTGATGTCCTAGATGCCATCACCCAACATTTAGAAATAGGTTCTTACCGAGAGTGGTCCGAGGAAAAGAGGCAAGAGTGGCTCTTGTCTGAGCTCAGCGGCAAGCGTCCCTTGTTTGGACCTGACCTTCCAGAAACAGAAGAAATTTCCGATGTTTTAAACACTTTTCATGTGTTGGCTGAACTTCCACCAGACTGCTTTGGTGCCTACATCATTTCAATGGCCACTTCACCATCTGATGTGTTGGCAGTCGAGCTTCTGCAACGTGAATGCCGTGTGAATCAGCCATTGAGGGTCGTTCCACTTTTTGAGAAATTAGATGATTTGGAGGCTGCTCCTGCTGCTGTTGCTCGTCTTTTCTCCATCGATTGGTACAGAAATCATATCAATGGGAAACAGGAAGTCATGATCGGGTACTCAGACTCTGGCAAGGATGCTGGTCGACTATCTGCTGCTTGGCAACTGTACAAGGCACAGGAGGAGCTTATCAAAGTTGCCAAGCAATATGGTGTAAAATTAACGATGTTCCATGGTCGCGGTGGAACGGTTGGACGAGGAGGTGGTCCGACTCACCTTGCTATACTGTCTCAACCACCGGATACTatccatggatctcttcgtgTTACGGTTCAGGGTGAAGTTATTGAACAATCTTTTGGAGAGGAGCACTTGTGTTTCAGAACACTCCAACGTTTTACTGCCGCTACGCTCGAACATGGAATGCATCCTCCAATCGCCCCGAAACCTGAATGGCGTGCCCTTTTGGATGAAATTGCTGTTGTTGCCACTGAGGAGTACCGATCAATAGTCTTCAACGAACCTCGCTTTGTGGAATATTTTCGCCTT GCCACGCCGGAACTGGAGTATGGCCGAATGAACATAGGTAGCCGTCCATCAAAACGGAAGCCTAGTGGAGGCATTGAATCACTGAGAGCCATTCCTTGGATCTTTGCCTGGACGCAGACGAGATTTCATCTCCCTGTTTGGCTCGGTTTTGGAGCAGCATTCAAATACGCCATTGAAAAAGACGTTAGAAACCTTAAAATACTTCAGGCAATGTATAACGAATGGCCTTTCTTTAGAGTCACCATTGATTTAGTTGAGATGGTTTTTGCCAAGGGAGACCCCGGTATTGCTGCATTGTATGACAAACTCCTTGTGTCTAAAGATTTGTTGCCATTCGGTGAGAGTTTGAGGTCCAACTATGAGGAAACCAAGAGTCTTCTGCTCAAG ATAGCTGCACACAAGGAAATCTTGGAAGGAGATCCATACTTGAAGCAACGGCTCCGTTTACGTGATTCATACATCACAACCTTGAATGTATGCCAAGCTTATACTTTGAAGCGAATTCGTGAGCCAAACTACCATGTGAAGCTGAGGCCGCATATTAGCAAGGAGTATATCGATTCAAAACCTGCTGCAGAGCTGATCACTTTGAACCCAACGAGCGAATATGCCCCCGGATTAGAGGATACTCTCATCTTAACCATGAAGGGTGTTGCTGCTGGACTGCAAAACACAGGCTAA